The following proteins are co-located in the Mesorhizobium sp. M1E.F.Ca.ET.045.02.1.1 genome:
- a CDS encoding DNA-3-methyladenine glycosylase I: MGYENAGLLDGPDGIARCFWHGNLPDYLHYHDHEWGRPVADDRRLFEKICLEGFQSGLSWLTILRKRENFREAFANFDFDQVARFTDHDVERLLGNAGIIRHRGKIVSTINNAKRARELADEFGSLAAWFWKFEPGPDERPEIVDLAHLRANPTTAVSVRISKELKKRGWSFVGPTTVYAFMQAMGLVNDHLEGCVCRAEVEAERKRFKRPK, translated from the coding sequence ATGGGATACGAAAATGCCGGCCTGCTCGACGGCCCCGACGGTATCGCGCGCTGCTTCTGGCATGGCAATCTGCCGGACTATCTCCACTACCACGACCACGAATGGGGCCGACCCGTGGCGGACGACCGCCGGTTGTTCGAAAAAATCTGCCTCGAAGGTTTCCAGTCCGGCCTGTCGTGGCTGACCATCCTGCGCAAGCGCGAGAATTTCCGCGAGGCCTTCGCCAATTTCGACTTCGATCAGGTGGCTCGCTTCACCGATCATGATGTCGAGCGCCTGCTCGGCAATGCCGGCATCATCCGTCATCGCGGCAAGATCGTCTCGACCATCAACAACGCCAAGCGAGCCCGCGAGCTCGCCGATGAATTCGGTTCTTTAGCCGCCTGGTTCTGGAAGTTCGAGCCGGGTCCCGACGAGCGGCCCGAAATCGTCGACCTCGCGCACCTGCGCGCCAATCCGACGACGGCGGTCTCGGTCAGGATTTCCAAGGAATTGAAGAAGCGCGGCTGGAGCTTCGTCGGCCCGACCACCGTCTATGCCTTCATGCAGGCGATGGGCCTGGTCAACGATCATCTCGAAGGCTGTGTGTGCCGTGCCGAGGTAGAGGCGGAGAGGAAGAGGTTCAAGCGGCCGAAGTGA